The following proteins are encoded in a genomic region of Bacillota bacterium:
- a CDS encoding IS21 family transposase has protein sequence WSRERLVAMHPRSYGRGETLLVLDHYLDALARKPRAVLNARVVRQLPEVYERVRQRLCSARPDGYRDFCALLLLHREFPADQVRQAVEQAMAMDMLEPATVRQLLLNQTAPAAPGPVPVPPAFRDVQLAAADLARYNALLEGMRAS, from the coding sequence TGGAGCCGAGAGCGGCTGGTCGCCATGCATCCCCGCTCGTACGGCCGCGGGGAGACCCTCCTGGTGCTGGATCACTACCTGGACGCCCTGGCCCGCAAGCCCCGGGCCGTGCTGAACGCCCGCGTGGTGCGCCAGTTGCCCGAGGTCTATGAGCGGGTCCGGCAACGGCTCTGTTCGGCCCGACCCGATGGGTATCGGGATTTCTGTGCCCTGTTGTTGCTGCACCGGGAGTTCCCGGCCGACCAAGTGAGGCAGGCCGTGGAGCAAGCCATGGCCATGGACATGCTCGAGCCGGCCACGGTCCGCCAGTTGCTCCTCAACCAGACGGCGCCCGCAGCGCCCGGGCCGGTGCCGGTTCCCCCTGCCTTTCGTGACGTGCAGCTCGCAGCGGCTGACCTGGCGCGCTACAACGCCCTGCTGGAAGGGATGAGGGCTTCATGA
- a CDS encoding IS21 family transposase has translation MVKVNALSLVHFDRNRYSVPTAYIGRTLQLEAFADRLGLWSRERLVAMHPRSYGRGETLLVLDHYLDALARKPRAVLNARV, from the coding sequence ATGGTGAAGGTCAACGCGTTGTCGCTGGTGCACTTTGACCGCAACCGCTATTCCGTGCCGACGGCGTACATCGGCCGCACGCTGCAGCTGGAGGCGTTCGCCGACCGGCTGGGGCTCTGGAGCCGAGAGCGGCTGGTCGCCATGCATCCCCGCTCGTACGGCCGCGGGGAGACCCTCCTGGTGCTGGATCACTACCTGGACGCCCTGGCCCGCAAGCCCCGGGCCGTGCTGAACGCCCGCGTGG